The following are encoded together in the Iodobacter fluviatilis genome:
- the prfB gene encoding peptide chain release factor 2: MEAEQLNQIENRIEDLVSRSEELRKYLDYPGKSDRLEEVVRLTEDPDIWNDQKKAQELGREKKALEGVVVVLDEVLAGLTDAKDLFDMGKEEGDFDTLQAVSDDVDAISTHVEELEFRRMFNHPMDPMPCFIDIQSGAGGTEAQDWAGMLLRMYVRYGERKGFTVEVMEQSDGDIVGISQATIKLTGDYAYGFLRTETGVHRLVRCSPYDSNNRRHTSFASVFVYPEVDDSFEIEINPADVRTDTYRASGAGGQHINKTDSAVRLTHIPTNTVVQCQNDRSQHKNRDEAWKMLRAKLYELELRKRMEAQQSLEATKADIGWGHQIRSYVFDQSRIKDLRTSYEVGNIKGVMDGDLEGFIAASLKHGV; encoded by the coding sequence ATGGAAGCAGAACAGCTTAATCAGATCGAGAACCGGATTGAAGATTTGGTCTCTCGCAGCGAAGAACTCCGCAAATACTTAGATTACCCCGGCAAAAGCGATCGACTTGAAGAAGTTGTGCGTCTGACGGAAGACCCAGACATCTGGAATGATCAGAAAAAAGCACAAGAGCTAGGTCGAGAAAAAAAAGCACTTGAAGGCGTGGTTGTGGTGCTGGATGAAGTATTGGCAGGTCTTACTGACGCTAAAGATTTATTCGACATGGGCAAGGAAGAAGGCGACTTCGATACTTTGCAAGCAGTGTCTGATGACGTAGATGCCATTTCTACCCACGTAGAAGAGCTAGAATTTCGCCGGATGTTTAATCATCCGATGGATCCAATGCCGTGCTTTATCGACATTCAATCCGGCGCTGGCGGTACTGAAGCGCAAGACTGGGCGGGCATGTTGCTACGCATGTATGTCCGTTATGGCGAGCGTAAAGGCTTTACCGTTGAAGTGATGGAGCAGTCAGACGGCGACATCGTGGGTATTAGCCAAGCGACGATCAAACTTACCGGCGACTACGCTTACGGCTTTTTGCGTACAGAAACAGGCGTTCATCGCTTGGTTCGTTGCTCGCCTTACGACTCAAACAATCGTCGCCACACCTCGTTTGCCTCAGTGTTTGTCTACCCGGAAGTGGACGACAGTTTCGAGATTGAAATCAATCCGGCTGATGTACGTACCGATACTTACCGCGCTTCTGGCGCGGGTGGTCAGCACATTAATAAAACCGACTCTGCGGTTCGCTTGACGCACATCCCGACCAATACCGTCGTGCAATGCCAGAATGACCGCTCTCAGCACAAAAACCGTGACGAAGCATGGAAAATGCTGCGTGCCAAATTGTATGAGCTGGAATTGCGTAAACGTATGGAAGCACAGCAATCGCTGGAAGCGACCAAAGCTGACATCGGCTGGGGTCATCAAATTCGCTCTTATGTGTTTGACCAAAGCCGCATCAAAGACCTGCGTACTAGCTATGAAGTCGGCAACATCAAGGGCGTGATGGACGGCGACCTAGAAGGCTTCATCGCCGCCAGCTTGAAACACGGTGTTTAA
- a CDS encoding NAD-glutamate dehydrogenase has product MTVLSTLKALGELVAASDQPITQDFLSAYFAHISEDDLIEKTPEDWFGAVLAHWRMARNRVANTRKLRIYNPSVPDHGWQSSHTVIEIVQPDRPFLVDTIGMSVARLGYGVHQVVHPVLQVTRQENGDWQEMDEAGAAESWMHIEIDRITSSDAITQLENDLNNALDMLDACVTDWPAMADRVTTALEGLRHRPPPLDIVLVRETSSFLEWMLAGHFIFLGVRDYRFAENGDLHFVGGSGHGLLRDAGDSGLSHTWAALPVDLRERAYSADQLILMTKADTRSLIHRPAYLDMVSLREVDATGKVIGELRILGLYTASAYTSPPRNIPLLRKKINAVLLASDADVGGYRGKALLNVIDTYPRDELLEIGIDDLARIAQGVVSLHERSRVRTFFREDLYRRYVSVMLFVPRDNYTTEVRVKVEKILMERLGGYEAEFNVLLADSPLARIHFLIHLPVGERIVYDVKEIEDEIARAAQRWQDDLRNQLSHVRGEETGAALYQRYQRAFSPAYCADFTGRVAVYDIEALEASLKNDKIAITLSPGSVVDPTLWRLKLYRGKPIELSDCLPLLENLGVRVLDERPYALTFDQTEHAWIIDIGLRLPTGTSLENSIDRERLIAAFTAIFEGACENDSFNRLILGAGLAWREVLILRAYACYMRQVNLKYGIEIIADCLLRHGKLSGQLAALFVLAHDPVSNSAGVAEILAEEIRQACANQSSVDEEKILSSLLAAILATVRTNFFQLDNDGKIKSYMSFKVESARIPNMPQPVPLFEIFVYSPEMEGVHLRGGKVARGGLRWSDRREDFRTEVLGLVKAQMVKNTVIVPVGSKGGFVVKNPPSDREMLMARGIECYKNFIRGLLDLTDNLVAGQVVHPSQVRRLDEDDPYLVVAADKGTATFSDIANGISRDYGFWLDDAFASGGSVGYDHKKMGITAKGAWVSVERQFRELGINTRTDEFTVIGVGDMSGDVFGNGLLRSEHTKLLGAFDHRHIFLDPNPDPAASFKERARLFDLPRSSWADYSAELISAGGGIWPRNAKTIPLSAEVKAILDIEDDELEPSELIRAMLKAPVDLFYNGGIGTYGKASTQTPAEANDRGTDALRIDGKEFRCKVIAEGGNLGFTQLGRIEYAANGGRVHTDAIDNSAGVDCSDHEVNIKILLGRIMAGGDLTMKQRNDLLASMTDEVGHLVLRDNYLQTEAISLEYQQTASLLPVHQRFMQSLEKNGRLSRRIEFLPTDTQIAVRQQEGKGLERPELAVLLAYAKMALFQDLLASDLPDSLDWDGLLAAYFPKPLVDRFGDRLGEHPLRREIVANELTNRTINRMGISFVFRLSEETELPPATIVRAWYDATELLDSEARFVAIESLDNSIPATMQYTMLLRERRQLEHATRWLLQNQDTLPDYAELIRDLKSKIPALLPQLPEWYAGSAKQVDVTQSWLAAGVPAALAKQSACLDGATQLLNIALLTKKQAADVDTVATIHFALGDALELDWLHGLIEQLPRANHWQTLARLACRDDLQRAHIALTSAALDLSPGAAPSVRVESWLQSQETAIAHCRRMFEEMKTLAPDLAMMSAALREIRHRLAV; this is encoded by the coding sequence ATGACCGTTTTGTCCACACTCAAAGCACTAGGTGAACTTGTTGCGGCGAGTGACCAGCCGATCACCCAAGATTTTCTCTCTGCTTACTTCGCCCACATTTCTGAAGACGATTTAATAGAAAAAACGCCGGAAGATTGGTTTGGCGCGGTACTTGCGCATTGGCGTATGGCGCGCAACCGCGTGGCCAATACACGCAAATTACGCATTTATAATCCAAGCGTACCTGACCACGGCTGGCAAAGTAGCCATACCGTGATCGAAATCGTCCAACCTGATCGCCCTTTCTTAGTTGACACCATCGGCATGTCGGTAGCGCGCCTTGGCTACGGCGTTCATCAGGTGGTACACCCTGTATTGCAAGTCACACGTCAGGAAAATGGTGATTGGCAAGAGATGGATGAGGCTGGCGCAGCCGAATCATGGATGCATATTGAGATTGATCGCATCACCTCTAGCGACGCCATTACCCAGCTAGAAAACGATCTAAATAATGCTTTAGATATGCTGGATGCGTGTGTTACCGATTGGCCAGCGATGGCAGATCGCGTCACTACCGCGCTAGAAGGTCTGCGCCATCGTCCGCCTCCACTCGATATTGTATTGGTGCGTGAAACAAGCTCGTTTTTAGAATGGATGTTGGCGGGGCACTTTATTTTCCTAGGTGTGCGTGATTACCGCTTTGCTGAAAATGGTGACTTACACTTTGTTGGCGGCTCTGGTCACGGCCTGCTGCGCGATGCGGGCGACTCTGGCCTATCGCACACTTGGGCGGCCCTGCCGGTTGACCTGCGCGAACGCGCTTATTCTGCCGATCAGCTTATTTTGATGACCAAGGCCGATACCCGCTCCCTCATTCACCGCCCTGCATATCTGGATATGGTGAGCCTGCGTGAAGTAGACGCCACGGGCAAAGTCATCGGTGAGTTACGTATCCTTGGTTTATATACTGCCAGCGCTTACACCTCACCACCACGAAACATTCCGCTGCTGCGCAAAAAAATTAACGCCGTCTTACTAGCTAGCGATGCCGATGTAGGCGGCTACCGTGGTAAAGCGCTGCTAAATGTTATCGACACCTATCCGCGCGATGAGCTGCTAGAAATCGGCATTGATGATTTGGCACGTATTGCTCAGGGCGTAGTTAGCCTGCACGAGCGCAGCCGTGTGCGTACTTTCTTCCGCGAAGATCTATATCGCCGTTATGTATCGGTGATGCTATTTGTGCCGCGAGATAACTACACCACGGAAGTGCGCGTTAAAGTAGAAAAAATCCTCATGGAGCGCCTTGGTGGTTATGAAGCTGAATTCAATGTGTTGCTGGCTGACAGCCCGTTGGCACGGATCCACTTCCTGATTCACCTACCGGTTGGTGAGCGCATTGTTTATGACGTTAAAGAAATCGAAGACGAAATCGCCCGCGCCGCACAACGCTGGCAAGATGATTTACGTAATCAGCTAAGCCATGTACGCGGTGAAGAAACTGGCGCAGCACTATATCAGCGTTATCAGCGTGCCTTCTCCCCCGCTTACTGCGCAGATTTCACTGGCCGCGTGGCGGTTTACGATATCGAAGCGCTAGAAGCCAGCTTAAAGAATGACAAGATCGCCATTACCCTTTCACCAGGTAGCGTGGTTGATCCTACTCTATGGCGTTTGAAACTCTACCGTGGCAAGCCAATTGAACTATCCGATTGCCTGCCGCTCTTAGAAAACCTCGGCGTGCGCGTATTGGATGAGCGCCCATATGCGTTGACTTTCGATCAAACCGAACACGCTTGGATTATTGATATTGGCTTGCGCCTACCTACAGGCACTTCGCTAGAAAACAGTATCGATCGTGAACGCTTGATCGCCGCGTTTACCGCTATTTTTGAAGGCGCTTGCGAAAACGATAGCTTTAACCGCTTGATCTTAGGCGCAGGCCTAGCATGGCGTGAAGTACTGATTCTCCGTGCCTATGCTTGCTATATGCGTCAAGTCAACCTCAAGTACGGCATTGAAATTATTGCCGATTGCTTGCTGCGCCATGGCAAGCTCAGTGGGCAGCTTGCTGCGCTATTTGTGCTAGCACATGATCCTGTCAGTAACTCGGCGGGAGTGGCTGAAATCTTAGCAGAAGAAATTCGTCAGGCTTGCGCCAACCAATCGAGCGTGGACGAAGAAAAAATCCTCTCCAGCCTACTGGCCGCGATTTTAGCAACGGTGCGTACCAATTTCTTCCAGCTCGATAACGATGGCAAGATCAAATCGTATATGTCGTTCAAGGTGGAATCGGCGCGCATTCCAAATATGCCGCAGCCAGTGCCGTTGTTTGAAATCTTTGTCTACTCGCCAGAAATGGAAGGTGTGCATTTGCGCGGCGGTAAGGTTGCTCGCGGAGGTTTGCGCTGGTCTGATCGCCGTGAAGACTTCCGTACCGAAGTCTTGGGTCTAGTCAAGGCACAGATGGTCAAAAATACCGTGATTGTACCGGTTGGCTCCAAAGGTGGCTTTGTGGTGAAAAACCCACCAAGCGATCGCGAAATGCTAATGGCACGCGGCATTGAATGCTACAAAAACTTTATTCGCGGTCTGCTTGATCTAACCGACAATTTGGTGGCGGGCCAAGTGGTTCACCCATCGCAAGTGCGCCGTTTAGATGAAGATGATCCTTATCTGGTGGTGGCGGCCGACAAAGGCACGGCGACTTTCTCTGACATCGCCAACGGTATTTCCCGCGACTATGGTTTCTGGCTAGACGACGCCTTTGCTTCGGGCGGCTCGGTAGGCTACGACCACAAGAAAATGGGGATTACCGCTAAAGGTGCATGGGTTTCGGTAGAGCGCCAATTCCGTGAGTTAGGCATCAACACCCGTACCGATGAATTTACCGTGATCGGCGTTGGGGATATGTCCGGCGACGTGTTTGGTAACGGCCTCTTACGCAGCGAGCACACTAAGTTACTCGGCGCATTTGATCACCGCCATATTTTCCTTGATCCAAATCCGGATCCTGCCGCGTCGTTTAAAGAGCGCGCGCGATTATTTGATTTGCCTCGCTCTTCATGGGCCGATTACAGCGCTGAGCTGATCTCTGCAGGGGGCGGCATTTGGCCACGCAATGCCAAGACCATTCCGCTGTCTGCCGAAGTAAAAGCCATTCTTGATATCGAAGACGACGAACTAGAGCCAAGCGAGTTGATCCGTGCCATGTTGAAAGCGCCGGTTGATCTGTTCTACAACGGAGGGATTGGTACATACGGCAAGGCATCGACTCAAACGCCAGCCGAAGCAAACGATAGGGGCACCGACGCGCTGCGTATCGACGGTAAGGAATTCCGCTGCAAAGTGATCGCCGAAGGCGGCAATTTAGGCTTCACCCAATTAGGCCGAATCGAATACGCAGCAAATGGTGGCCGCGTGCATACCGATGCGATTGATAACTCTGCCGGCGTGGATTGCTCCGACCACGAAGTCAATATCAAGATTCTGCTGGGCCGCATTATGGCCGGTGGCGATCTCACCATGAAGCAGCGTAATGACCTGCTGGCATCGATGACCGATGAAGTGGGCCATTTGGTGCTGCGTGATAACTATCTGCAAACCGAAGCCATCAGCCTTGAATACCAGCAAACCGCTTCACTTTTGCCGGTGCATCAACGCTTTATGCAGTCGCTAGAAAAAAATGGCCGTCTATCGCGCCGTATTGAATTCTTGCCAACTGATACACAAATCGCCGTGCGTCAGCAAGAAGGCAAGGGTTTAGAGCGCCCAGAGCTAGCCGTACTACTGGCTTACGCAAAAATGGCGCTGTTCCAAGACTTGCTCGCGAGCGATTTGCCAGATAGCTTGGATTGGGATGGCCTACTTGCCGCTTACTTCCCTAAGCCGCTAGTAGATCGCTTTGGTGATCGCCTTGGCGAGCACCCATTACGACGCGAAATTGTAGCCAATGAGCTGACCAACCGCACCATCAACCGCATGGGCATTAGCTTTGTCTTCCGTCTTTCTGAAGAGACCGAGCTACCTCCAGCCACGATTGTGCGCGCTTGGTACGATGCCACCGAGCTACTCGATAGCGAAGCCCGCTTTGTTGCTATCGAATCCCTCGACAACAGCATTCCGGCCACCATGCAATACACCATGCTGCTGCGCGAGCGTCGTCAGCTAGAGCACGCCACACGTTGGTTACTGCAAAACCAAGACACGCTGCCAGATTACGCAGAGCTGATCCGTGACTTAAAAAGCAAAATCCCTGCACTGCTGCCGCAATTGCCTGAATGGTATGCAGGCTCAGCCAAGCAAGTAGACGTCACCCAAAGCTGGTTAGCTGCGGGCGTGCCTGCCGCTCTGGCCAAGCAAAGTGCTTGCCTTGATGGGGCAACGCAACTGCTTAATATCGCGCTGCTCACCAAAAAACAAGCCGCTGATGTGGATACCGTTGCCACGATTCACTTTGCTTTGGGTGATGCACTAGAGCTAGATTGGCTGCATGGCTTAATCGAGCAATTGCCACGCGCCAATCATTGGCAAACCCTAGCCCGCCTAGCTTGCCGCGATGATCTGCAACGCGCCCACATCGCGTTAACCAGCGCAGCACTCGATCTTAGCCCGGGAGCAGCACCTAGTGTGCGGGTTGAATCATGGCTACAAAGCCAAGAAACAGCCATCGCCCACTGCCGCAGAATGTTTGAAGAAATGAAAACACTCGCGCCGGATCTGGCCATGATGTCGGCCGCTTTACGTGAGATTAGGCATCGTTTAGCGGTGTAA
- a CDS encoding helix-turn-helix transcriptional regulator — MSRAERLLALMQKLRLYHYPISGAVLAGELGISLRTLYRDIASLQSQGAQIEGEAGLGFVLKPGFTLPPLMFSVEEIEALALGAKWVAQRTDARLGAAASHALSKIAAVLPTELRLELDTAALLIGPSQQPNDSDEILGLIREAIRQECKLELHYLDAQGKESTRVIWPCALAFFDHARVVIAWCETRQAFRHFRVDRIKSLLSQELRYPKHRQALLKAWRLAEGIMEQRP, encoded by the coding sequence TTGTCTAGAGCAGAGCGCTTACTTGCCTTAATGCAAAAACTACGTTTGTATCATTACCCTATTAGCGGCGCTGTTTTAGCGGGTGAGCTAGGAATTAGCCTGCGAACGCTCTACCGCGATATCGCCAGCTTACAATCGCAAGGCGCGCAGATTGAGGGTGAGGCAGGGCTTGGCTTTGTCTTAAAGCCTGGATTTACTTTGCCGCCGCTGATGTTCAGCGTTGAAGAAATTGAAGCATTGGCCCTTGGTGCCAAATGGGTAGCCCAGCGCACCGATGCCCGCTTAGGCGCTGCGGCCAGCCACGCTTTAAGTAAGATTGCAGCGGTATTGCCCACGGAGCTGCGCTTAGAATTAGATACGGCAGCCTTACTCATCGGCCCTAGCCAACAGCCAAATGATTCTGACGAAATACTTGGTTTAATTAGAGAGGCGATTCGCCAAGAATGTAAGCTAGAGCTACATTATTTAGATGCACAGGGCAAAGAATCCACCCGCGTTATCTGGCCCTGCGCCTTGGCATTTTTTGATCATGCCAGAGTAGTGATTGCATGGTGCGAGACACGCCAAGCTTTTCGCCACTTTAGAGTGGATAGAATTAAATCACTGCTGTCACAAGAGTTGCGCTACCCCAAGCACCGTCAAGCCTTACTAAAAGCGTGGCGACTGGCGGAAGGGATTATGGAGCAAAGGCCTTGA
- a CDS encoding VOC family protein: MFNPDFILLYVDSPAASATFYQRILGHAPIELSATFALFKLASGLKLGLWSKHTVEPATGTTGGGGELAFMLQGREAVQAQYEVWSKLGLVIAQEPTAMDFGYTFVALDPDSHRLRIYTLE; this comes from the coding sequence ATGTTTAATCCAGATTTTATACTGCTGTATGTAGATAGCCCCGCAGCCAGTGCCACGTTTTACCAGCGCATACTGGGTCATGCACCCATTGAGCTTTCAGCAACCTTTGCACTGTTTAAATTGGCATCCGGCCTTAAGCTTGGCCTGTGGTCAAAACATACGGTAGAGCCTGCGACTGGCACAACGGGCGGTGGGGGTGAACTAGCGTTTATGCTGCAAGGGCGGGAAGCCGTGCAAGCTCAGTACGAGGTTTGGAGCAAGCTGGGCCTTGTTATCGCACAAGAACCTACCGCTATGGATTTTGGTTACACCTTTGTGGCGCTCGATCCTGACTCGCATCGCTTACGCATATACACCCTAGAATGA
- a CDS encoding EVE domain-containing protein, which produces MKSWIAVASSEHVARGVAGSYMQVCHGKCGPLKRIQPGDWVVYYSPTTQMGGKDKLQSFTAIGIARAGAPYLFDMGGGFIPYRRDVDWLPAQPAAILPLLEQLDFSRGIRNWGAPFRFGLFAISQHDIQTIAEAMAASSITFHLSQDTQISLF; this is translated from the coding sequence ATGAAGAGCTGGATTGCTGTGGCTTCTAGCGAGCACGTTGCTCGGGGCGTGGCGGGAAGTTATATGCAGGTTTGCCACGGCAAGTGCGGGCCTTTAAAACGCATCCAGCCCGGTGATTGGGTGGTGTATTACTCGCCCACTACGCAAATGGGCGGCAAAGATAAGTTGCAATCCTTTACCGCCATCGGCATAGCAAGAGCAGGGGCTCCTTATCTTTTTGATATGGGTGGTGGCTTTATTCCCTATCGCCGAGATGTAGATTGGCTGCCCGCACAGCCCGCCGCTATTTTGCCATTGCTCGAACAATTAGATTTTTCCCGTGGCATACGCAATTGGGGTGCTCCATTTAGATTCGGCTTATTTGCAATTAGCCAGCATGATATCCAAACCATTGCGGAGGCGATGGCTGCTAGTAGCATTACTTTTCACCTCTCCCAAGACACACAGATTTCACTTTTTTAA
- a CDS encoding GyrI-like domain-containing protein, translated as MQAKYVESFLVSGLRARTKNSDEFNPTTAQIPRLWGRFFSEGLMDKIPERIANSPIYGVYSSYESDANGQYDLTAGVATSAPSGDFSHAVIQAGQYLVFEVRGAMPAAVIQAWGQVWAYFEQNIQIKRSFISDYEAYLGPNEVHIYIGVVAA; from the coding sequence ATGCAAGCAAAATATGTTGAAAGTTTTTTAGTTTCTGGTTTACGTGCAAGAACAAAAAATAGCGATGAATTCAATCCCACTACGGCGCAAATCCCAAGGCTATGGGGACGTTTTTTTTCTGAAGGGCTGATGGATAAAATCCCAGAGCGCATCGCCAACTCACCTATTTACGGGGTGTATTCGAGCTATGAATCAGATGCTAACGGCCAATATGATTTAACCGCTGGCGTTGCCACATCCGCTCCAAGTGGCGATTTTAGCCACGCTGTCATTCAAGCTGGGCAGTACTTGGTTTTTGAAGTGCGCGGCGCCATGCCTGCAGCGGTGATCCAAGCTTGGGGCCAAGTTTGGGCGTATTTTGAGCAAAATATACAGATTAAGCGTAGTTTCATCAGTGATTACGAAGCCTATCTTGGGCCAAATGAAGTGCATATTTACATCGGAGTGGTAGCAGCGTAA
- the aroQ gene encoding gamma subclass chorismate mutase AroQ produces the protein MSKTLIKLFVSFCPMIFIAACAQTPAVDSTAKTQQTQQTQQTQELLSLVAQRLAVAPIVAQSKWNSGGAINDPAREQSILADVQKRAIAIELDPRFAAAFFQNQFDAGKLIQSQLHQQWRLQKQAPFLPAPDLAKDVRPVLDALTPQLLMKIKTVQADLCKPETKRLLNTATGPLAQFNPEVSAMALRALQCP, from the coding sequence ATGAGTAAAACATTGATTAAGTTATTTGTTTCTTTCTGCCCAATGATCTTTATCGCTGCCTGCGCGCAAACGCCAGCCGTCGATTCCACGGCCAAAACACAGCAAACACAGCAAACACAGCAAACACAAGAATTATTAAGCTTAGTCGCTCAACGTTTGGCCGTTGCACCTATAGTGGCTCAAAGTAAATGGAATTCTGGCGGTGCAATTAATGACCCCGCCCGTGAGCAATCCATCTTGGCAGATGTGCAAAAACGGGCCATCGCAATTGAGCTTGATCCTCGATTTGCCGCTGCATTTTTTCAAAATCAATTTGATGCTGGCAAATTAATACAAAGCCAGCTACATCAACAATGGCGATTGCAAAAACAAGCCCCCTTTTTGCCAGCCCCCGATTTAGCCAAGGATGTACGCCCCGTATTGGATGCACTAACCCCGCAATTGCTGATGAAGATAAAAACGGTGCAAGCGGATTTATGTAAACCTGAAACCAAGCGATTATTAAATACCGCAACAGGGCCACTCGCACAATTTAATCCCGAAGTAAGCGCAATGGCATTAAGGGCATTGCAATGCCCTTAA
- a CDS encoding substrate-binding domain-containing protein, producing MQKKRYLFNIFIGLIMMFVVATAAKPWSGPIAGPTAQKGKTVIFIASDLKNGGVVSVYRGLENACQKLGWTLVLFNGEGKKDKLQSLLAQSITRQPDGIVFGGFEPDDFPDQLIIAKQRKIKLVGWHAAKKPGASPHLFANVTTDTIEVAEMAANFVLTDAIKNKRPLGVIIFNDNQFAVANNKTNKMKQVIELCIGHTDCKVLAIENVKISDSAYSIPKLVPKLLNRHGENWTYSLAINDIYFDSINYPLIQAGAKDMRLVSAGDGSTLALSRIASCRSQQVATIAEPLTMQGYQLADELNRAFAASPPSGYISKPILVTCNSLNKIGNLSIESDLGFDSAYTKIWHNK from the coding sequence ATGCAAAAAAAACGCTACCTATTCAATATTTTTATTGGATTAATTATGATGTTTGTTGTCGCTACGGCTGCCAAACCATGGAGTGGCCCAATAGCAGGGCCAACAGCTCAAAAAGGAAAGACCGTCATTTTTATTGCTTCGGATCTTAAAAATGGTGGCGTTGTCAGTGTGTATCGCGGCCTAGAAAACGCCTGCCAAAAACTGGGATGGACGCTTGTTTTATTTAATGGAGAGGGAAAAAAAGACAAGCTACAGTCTTTATTGGCGCAGAGCATTACTCGGCAACCTGATGGCATTGTGTTTGGAGGCTTTGAACCCGACGATTTCCCTGATCAACTCATAATTGCCAAACAGAGGAAAATAAAGCTGGTTGGCTGGCATGCCGCAAAAAAGCCAGGAGCCTCACCCCATTTGTTTGCTAATGTAACAACAGATACCATTGAAGTCGCAGAAATGGCAGCCAATTTTGTGCTGACAGACGCAATAAAAAATAAACGCCCTCTTGGGGTAATCATCTTTAATGACAATCAGTTTGCAGTTGCCAATAATAAAACTAATAAAATGAAACAGGTTATCGAGTTGTGCATTGGACATACAGATTGCAAAGTGCTTGCAATTGAAAACGTTAAGATATCTGATTCAGCCTATTCTATTCCAAAGTTGGTACCTAAGCTTTTAAATCGCCATGGGGAAAATTGGACTTACAGCCTAGCAATTAATGACATCTACTTTGACAGTATTAACTATCCCCTTATTCAAGCGGGGGCTAAAGATATGCGGCTTGTCTCTGCTGGAGATGGCTCTACTTTGGCTTTAAGCCGAATTGCTTCATGTCGCTCTCAACAAGTAGCAACCATTGCGGAACCCTTGACGATGCAAGGTTACCAATTAGCTGACGAGCTTAATCGTGCATTTGCCGCAAGCCCCCCGAGTGGCTACATATCTAAGCCGATATTAGTTACGTGTAATTCCCTTAATAAAATAGGCAATCTCAGCATTGAGTCCGATTTAGGATTTGATAGCGCGTATACCAAAATTTGGCATAATAAGTAG